From a single Candoia aspera isolate rCanAsp1 chromosome 2, rCanAsp1.hap2, whole genome shotgun sequence genomic region:
- the TOPORS gene encoding E3 ubiquitin-protein ligase Topors: MCDPRELRGRAAGANGRRRQRPKPNLPSVTDEFTTDNCSPKSGTNRSHQTMPAEASPDSKCPICLDKFENVAYLDRCWHRFCFRCVLEWSKNKAECPLCKQPFHSIVHSMRSEDDFKVYTVRPSEAESFANPNGRRFRYRTTLTRERRASVNPRRSSSSRRTVSPPDSGILFEGLSTQTTRQRDAEMYQMIRRLASRRQASLEGRSMRQIQEQEIIIFRRALYRSGMRVRNIEDGGRYRDISAEFFRRNPACLHRLVPWLKRELTVLFGAHGSLVNIVQHIIMSNVTRYDLESQAFADDLKPFLLHRTEHFLHEFINFARCPFNIEAYDQHANYDCPAPSYEEGSRSESSIITISPDETDSQALECNAFRNGIGQAPWDDETPGPSYSSSEQIHAAISTALDTSESSDEEPSASITGLQTPLPASVEMNGDSCDSSDNCVIVGYVKPLAERTPELVELSSDSEDSVDDGKNDRVQTVQPIQYHSFSDTDASGYASPFSVGSRDGSASNKNNVSLSSRKRKPKRSEKDKDKLREASWLQSSPSKEDCSDYSLSKRRRSESYVQRSHRERHSLKSKRKHRSMEKGKRKRGCSRHKHKKDKKRSRTRDKSPSRKSQTLSLSSESVESRDLSRSRSRSREYSRPSKSKGSDYYLRDSYQSKYRWEYTFYSRNTIRDGYESSHRRRTQVRAEYSRQSASPDYRMQSFSERTNSRYPRGHTESRYYYYERRRSRSRSSSRSRTPPRGPDRGRSEKPSGKRKYKTRHLESAQRGGGETSPTKESSTLEKSSPGYPAVYQKAASFADMQAQAETPQEKRKKRSRSPSIEIIYERKITDVIRCHKKKQKRIKKPHKNPASSSPLSSPVVITIDSDSDRDSEIQENTDSDSSISWTRTIQQNDRMMEAPPSSLEARDCSYERPGGGAESLDKEGGVPSREKGASETPNTAFQMQGTVSRDTATVTVSSTAFVAESQTRIIETEPFSQLRTARTSLLLGLSKIIRENSHQLHSPEQNV, translated from the exons ATGTGCGACCCCCGAGAGCTACGTGGCCGAGCCGCCGGTGCCAACGGCCGCCGACGCCAACGGCCTAAACCG aactTGCCATCTGTAACAGATGAGTTCACAACAGATAACTGTTCACCAAAATCTGGCACAAACAGATCGCATCAGACAATGCCAGCAGAAGCATCTCCAGATTCTAAATGTCCaatctgcctggacaagtttgaaaatgtggCCTACTTGGATCGCTGTTGGCACAGATTCTGCTTCCGGTGTGTGCTGGAGTGGtccaaaaacaaagcagaatgcCCACTCTGTAAACAGCCCTTTCACTCCATTGTGCACAGCATGAGATCTGAAGATGACTTTAAGGTGTATACTGTTAGGCCTTCAGAAGCAGAATCTTTTGCTAACCCTAATGGGAGGCGATTCCGTTACCGGACTACGTTAACAAGGGAACGTCGTGCATCTGTTAATCCCCGAAGGAGTTCCTCCTCTCGAAGGACAGTGTCTCCTCCAGATAGTGGGATCTTGTTTGAAGGGTTGTCAACTCAGACAACAAGGCAGAGAGATGCAGAAATGTATCAGATGATCAGACGGCTTGCATCAAGGCGACAAGCTAGTTTGGAGGGCAGATCTATGCGACAAATTCAAGAGCAAGAGATCATTATCTTTCGAAGAGCTCTGTATCGCTCTGGTATGCGTGTGAGGAACATCGAAGATGGAGGGCGTTACAGGGACATATCAGCTGAATTTTTCCGCAGGAATCCTGCCTGCCTTCATAGACTGGTTCCGTGGTTAAAACGTGAACTCACAGTCCTGTTTGGTGCTCATGGATCTCTAGTTAATATTGTGCAACATATAATAATGAGCAACGTAACCAGGTATGATCTAGAGagccaggcatttgctgatgatttaaaACCTTTCCTACTCCATCGCACAGAGCACTTCCTACATGAGTTTATCAACTTTGCCAGATGTCCTTTTAACATAGAAGCGTATGACCAGCATGCAAATTATGATTGTCCTGCTCCGTCGTATGAAGAAGGAAGCCGCTCTGAGTCCTCTATTATCACAATCTCTCCTGATGAGACTGATAGCCAAGCACTAGAATGTAATGCTTTCAGAAATGGTATAGGTCAGGCACCCTGGGATGATGAAACACCTGGCCCATCTTATTCCAGCTCAGAGCAAATTCATGCTGCCATATCTACTGCTTTAGACACCTCTGAAAGCTCTGATGAAGAGCCTTCTGCAAGCATAACTGGGTTGCAGACACCATTACCAGCAAGTGTAGAGATGAATGGTGACAGCTGTGATTCTTCTGACAACTGTGTTATTGTTGGCTATGTGAAGCCATTAGCTGAGAGAACACCTGAGCTTGTTGAGCTGTCGTCAGACTCTGAGGATTCCGTTGATGATGGGAAAAATGACCGTGTGCAGACAGTGCAGCCTATCCAATACCACAGCTTTAGTGATACTGATGCCAGTGGGTATGCATCACCATTCTCTGTTGGGTCTAGAGATGGTAGTGCCAGTAATAAGAACAATGTATCTCTCTCcagtagaaaaagaaaacccaagaggagtgaaaaagacaaagataaatTAAGAGAAGCGTCCTGGTTACAAAGCTCTCCTTCAAAAGAAGACTGTTCCGACTACAGTTTATCCAAACGGAGGAGATCTGAATCGTATGTGCAGCGTTCTCATAGGGAGCGCCATAGTTTGAAAAGCAAGCGGAAGCATCGTAGCatggaaaaagggaaaaggaaaagaggctGCAGCAGACATAAGCACAAAAAAGATAAGAAGAGGTCAAGAACCAGAGACAAGAGTCCATCCCGAAAGAGCCAGACTCTTTCTCTGAGTAGTGAGAGCGTTGAATCTAGAGATCTAAGCAGGTCACGATCTCGAAGTAGAGAGTACAGCAGACCTTCCAAGAGCAAAGGTAGCGATTATTACTTGAGAGACAGTTACCaaagcaaatatagatgggaaTATACCTTCTACAGTCGAAATACAATCAGAGATGGCTACGAATCTTCACATAGGAGGCGGACTCAGGTCAGAGCAGAGTATTCCCGGCAGTCTGCCAGCCCAGATTACAGAATGCAGTCCTTTTCTGAACGAACAAATAGCCGATATCCCAGAGGTCATACAGAAAGTAGGTATTACTATTATGAAAGACGGAGATCAAGAAGCCGATCCAGCAGCAGATCGAGAACTCCCCCCAGGGGTCCTGATAGAGGGCGTTCTGAAAAGCCGAGCGGGAAAAGGAAATACAAAACACGCCACTTGGAGAGTGCTCAGAGAGGAGGCGGGGAAACCTCTCCCACAAAAGAAAGTAGCACTCTGGAGAAATCTTCGCCAGGGTACCCGGCCGTTTACCAAAAGGCAGCTAGCTTTGCAGACATGCAAGCTCAAGCTGAGACTCcacaagaaaagaggaaaaaacggTCAAGAAGCCCAAGCATTGAGATTATTTATGAAAGGAAAATTACTGATGTAATAAGGTGtcataaaaagaaacagaaaagaattaaGAAACCTCATAAAAATCCTGCCAGTTCCTCTCCATTATCTTCTCCTGTTGTAATTACAATTGACAGTGATAGTGATAGAGACAGTGAAATCCAAGAGAATACAGACTCTGATAGTAGCATTTCCTGGACTCGTACAATTCAGCAGAATGACAGAATGATGGAGGCTCCTCCATCATCCTTGGAGGCTAGAGACTGTAGTTACGAGAGACCTGGTGGTGGAGCAGAAAGTCTAGACAAAGAGGGCGGCGTTCCTTCCAGGGAGAAAGGTGCAAGTGAGACTCCAAACACAGCTTTCCAGATGCAAGGAACTGTCAGCAGGGACACAGCTACTGTGACTGTCAGCAGCACTGCATTTGTCGCAGAAAGTCAAACTCGCATCATAGAAACTGAACCTTTCAGCCAGTTGCGAACTGCCAGAACATCTTTGTTGTTAGGTCTGTCAAAAATAATTCGTGAGAATTCACATCAGCTACATTCACCAGAGCAGAATGTgtaa
- the SMIM27 gene encoding small integral membrane protein 27, giving the protein MAPVSRRTLEWLYSLILLTTVLLSWGYVIYATRIAAKWQLKEDYPTEAKNL; this is encoded by the exons ATGGCGCCGGTAAGCCGACGAACCCTTGAATGGCTCTACTCGCTG ATTCTTCTCACTACTGTATTGCTTTCGTGGGGCTATGTCATTTATGCAACCCGAATAGCAGCCAAATGGCAGCTGAAGGAGGACTATCCCACAGAAGCCAAGAATCTTTGA